In Deltaproteobacteria bacterium, the genomic stretch CAGGGCGATTCGGCAGTGACGCAAGAACCTCCGAAGAAGAGGACGTGGCGAGCCGCGTTCGGCTTTGGTGCCTACCTCGCGTTCGTGTTCGGCGGGGCCCTGTGGATCGCCGGCTCACCGGAGACGGCGGAGGCCGACCTCAACCGCGCGGAGCGGGCGAAGTACAGCGTCGTGTCGTGGGCGCAGCTGACCCGCTCCTCGGTTCCGGCCACTCTCTGGGAAGAGCCTCGAGCGCCCGTCGTCCTCCCGGCGGATGTAAAGGCGCTCGACGGCAAGTCGGTGGCGCTGCGCGGCTTCGTTATTCCGACGTGGGTGGAGGCGGGCGGCGTCCGAGAGTTCGTGCTCGCCGCGAAGAACGAGATCGGCTGCTGCTTCGGCGACGGGCTCACCATCAACCAACTCGTCGTCGTCAGCGTCCCAGAGACGAAGAAGCTGAGGCTCGAGCCCTACCGGCTGATGACGGTGCTCGGAACGCTCGCCGTCGGTGAGGAGCGGAGCGGAGAGATGTTGCTGAGCCTCTATCGGATGACGGCGGACGACGTCCGCGATGAGTGAGGCGCCCGCGCTCGAGCTTCTCGGGCTCCGCAAGTCGTACCCGGACGCCGAGGGGCGCGAGCTCCGGATCGTCTCCGTCGAGCGCTTCGTGCTGGCCCGCGGCGAGCAAGCGGCCCTCTTCGGCGAGAGCGGATCCGGAAAGACCACACTGCTGCACCTCGTGAGCGGCATTCTCGCGCCCGATGCGGGCGTCGTGCGGGTCGCCGGCGAAGAGCTCACGGCGCTCTCCGAGGCCGCGCGGGATCGCCTGCGCGCCCGTGCGATCGGCATCGTGTTCCAGACCTTCCACTTGTTAGGAGGGTACGACGTCCTCGAGAACGTCCTGCTCGCGCAGAACTTCGGACGCGGCGAAGACGAGGCCTACGCGCGCGAGCTGCTGCGTCGCGTGGGGCTCGAACGCCACCTGCGCGCCAGGCCGGCGCGGCTCTCGGTCGGGCAGCGACAGCGCGTCGCCGTCGCCCGCGCGCTCGCGAACCGCCCTGCGCTCGTGATCGCCGACGAGCCCACCGGGAGCCTCGATGGCGCAAACGCCGCTGCCGCGCTGACGCTGATCCGGGAGGCGTGTGCAGAGGTTGGCGCGGCGCTGCTCTTGGTGAGCCACGATGCGGTGGTGCTGAGCGCGTTCCCGCGGCGCCACGCGCTCGCGGATCTCGCGAGCGCCGCGTGAGGGCCGGCATCGGCCTGCGCGTGCGCCGAAGCCTCGCACGCCACGCACTTTCGAGCGGCGTTGCGGTCGTCTCGATCGCGCTCGCGTGCGGACTCGCGGTGGCGGTGTTCTCCCTGCGCACGCAGGCTGAGCGCGCGTTCACCGAGAGCCGCATGGGCTTCGACGCGGTGCTCGGCGCGCGCGGAAGTCCGCTCCAGCTGGTGCTCAACTCCGTTTTCCATCTGGAGACGTCGCCCGGCAATCTGCCGTGGTCCATGTTCGAGGCGATCGCGACGAACACGCTCGTGAAGCGGGCCGTGCCTTACGTCGTCGGTGACAGCTATCGCGGGCACCGCATCGTCGGCACCTTTGCGGGCGCGTTCGATCACGCGAGCGCTCCGCGCCTTCGAGCCGGAGGGCGGCTGTTCGCGGCCGGCGCGCGCGAGGCCGTCGTCGGTGCGGCCGTCGCGGAGGAGGCCGAGCTCGAACGGGGCGCCCGCTTCAAGCCCTATCACGGGCTCGTGAACGACGCCGCGGCGCAACACGATGAGGAGTTCACCGTCGTCGGCGTGCTGGAGGCGACCGGCGGCCCCGCCGATCGCGCGATCTGGGTCCCGCTCGAGGCGCTCTATGCGATGTCCGGGCACGTGCTGCGGGGGGCGGGCGAGGAGCGCCGCGGCGTCGAGGCTGCCGGCGATCGGGCGAACTGGGAGGTGAGCGCGGTGATGCTCGAGCTGCGCTCGCCGCAGGCTGGCTTCGCGCTCGATCAGCTCGTGAACAAGCAGGGCAAGGTCGCGACGCTGGCATGGCCGATCGCGACCGTGATGGCGGATCTGTTCCGCAAGCTCGGCTGGGCGACGCGCGTCCTCGGCTTCGTGGCCTACCTGGTCGTGGTCGTCGCGGCAGGCACGATCCTCGCCGCCGTCAGTAGCGCGATGAACGAGCGACGGCGCGAGATGGCGATCCTCCGTGCGCTCGGCGCGCGCCGCGCGGGGCTCTCGCTCGGAGTGGTGCTCGAGTCCGCGACCCTCGGCGCCGCGGGCTCGATCCTCGGACTGCTCGTGTTCGCAGGGCTCGCCGGCATCGCTCGCGAGATCGTGCGCAGGCAGACCGGCGTCGCTCTAGATCCATGGGTGTGGCATCCCGTGTTCGCGTACGCGCCGCTCGGCGCG encodes the following:
- a CDS encoding DUF3299 domain-containing protein; protein product: MQGDSAVTQEPPKKRTWRAAFGFGAYLAFVFGGALWIAGSPETAEADLNRAERAKYSVVSWAQLTRSSVPATLWEEPRAPVVLPADVKALDGKSVALRGFVIPTWVEAGGVREFVLAAKNEIGCCFGDGLTINQLVVVSVPETKKLRLEPYRLMTVLGTLAVGEERSGEMLLSLYRMTADDVRDE
- a CDS encoding ATP-binding cassette domain-containing protein, which produces MSEAPALELLGLRKSYPDAEGRELRIVSVERFVLARGEQAALFGESGSGKTTLLHLVSGILAPDAGVVRVAGEELTALSEAARDRLRARAIGIVFQTFHLLGGYDVLENVLLAQNFGRGEDEAYARELLRRVGLERHLRARPARLSVGQRQRVAVARALANRPALVIADEPTGSLDGANAAAALTLIREACAEVGAALLLVSHDAVVLSAFPRRHALADLASAA
- a CDS encoding ABC transporter permease; translated protein: MGLRVRRSLARHALSSGVAVVSIALACGLAVAVFSLRTQAERAFTESRMGFDAVLGARGSPLQLVLNSVFHLETSPGNLPWSMFEAIATNTLVKRAVPYVVGDSYRGHRIVGTFAGAFDHASAPRLRAGGRLFAAGAREAVVGAAVAEEAELERGARFKPYHGLVNDAAAQHDEEFTVVGVLEATGGPADRAIWVPLEALYAMSGHVLRGAGEERRGVEAAGDRANWEVSAVMLELRSPQAGFALDQLVNKQGKVATLAWPIATVMADLFRKLGWATRVLGFVAYLVVVVAAGTILAAVSSAMNERRREMAILRALGARRAGLSLGVVLESATLGAAGSILGLLVFAGLAGIAREIVRRQTGVALDPWVWHPVFAYAPLGATALASVAGAIPAVLLYRTDVATQLASTE